From Vicinamibacterales bacterium, one genomic window encodes:
- a CDS encoding PQQ-binding-like beta-propeller repeat protein: MKSTAVVIQQKIITSWLLILILFCGTANLAVAQSQDPIAGDWRYIGGDAAHTRYSPLDQVDASNFEDLEVAWIWRGDNFGPSVDYVFRSTPIYVDGLLYTVAGQRRTIAAVDPATGETVWTYREPHTTRYDRGMRNNYGKGVAYGEVDGRGVIFASSPAFFLHALDAKTGRHLEDWGQAVPLAGFPEGGVVDLLPDLVADWAPWLDSGYTYDPDHGIPRELGNLSSSSPPIVVNGVIIVSNVHEQGYYQTRIENIPGDILAYDARTGEHLWKFHVIPRPGEFGHDTWENDAWQTVGDVSSWAPMSADPDRGIVYIPTNPPTIDFYGGFRPGDNLFGTSLLALDVRTGHRVWHYQLVHHDIWNFDNPTAPVLLNVTVDGQSKPIVVQTTKQGWAYTFDRETGEPIWPIEEREVPRSEVPGEQLSPTQPFPTWPLAYDMQGLTESDLIDFTPELRQEALEIIKNYRIGPIFNPPIQTGHPSGLRSFVSCPSGATNIFGPTSADPETGILYVGSLTGCRSENIVPGHEIDEPDDPKTTGKTISDYAVINRGNFRGPQGLPIFKPPYSRITAIDMNTGEHLWWIPNGDTPDRITNHPALKDVPLPNTGVTSHPVTMVTASLLIHAEGTAGQPLLRAIDKSTGARLGAVELPASGQYGMMTYMHNERQHIVVQIAGRNQPGSLVALRLP, from the coding sequence ATGAAGTCAACTGCTGTTGTAATACAACAGAAAATCATTACCTCCTGGCTGCTCATTCTGATTCTTTTTTGTGGAACAGCGAACCTAGCCGTGGCTCAGAGCCAGGACCCTATTGCAGGGGACTGGCGCTACATCGGTGGAGATGCAGCACACACTCGATATTCACCGCTCGATCAGGTCGACGCTAGCAACTTTGAAGACCTCGAGGTCGCCTGGATATGGCGCGGGGATAACTTCGGTCCCAGTGTTGACTACGTGTTTCGATCGACTCCGATTTATGTTGATGGCCTTCTGTATACCGTTGCTGGGCAGCGTCGAACCATCGCCGCAGTTGACCCTGCCACCGGGGAGACGGTGTGGACCTACCGCGAACCACACACCACACGTTACGACCGAGGCATGCGAAATAATTACGGTAAGGGTGTTGCCTATGGAGAGGTCGATGGTCGAGGAGTCATCTTCGCTAGCAGCCCAGCGTTCTTTCTTCACGCACTCGACGCGAAAACCGGCCGCCACCTAGAGGACTGGGGACAGGCAGTCCCGTTAGCTGGTTTTCCAGAGGGCGGCGTCGTGGACCTGCTTCCGGACCTCGTAGCGGACTGGGCTCCATGGCTTGATTCTGGTTACACCTACGATCCCGATCATGGAATTCCCCGCGAACTTGGCAATCTGAGCAGTTCGTCACCGCCAATTGTGGTCAACGGAGTAATCATCGTAAGTAATGTTCACGAGCAGGGCTACTACCAAACTCGTATCGAGAATATCCCCGGTGACATTCTGGCCTACGATGCCCGTACGGGAGAACACCTGTGGAAGTTTCACGTGATTCCTCGTCCGGGAGAATTTGGGCACGACACCTGGGAAAACGACGCCTGGCAGACGGTAGGTGACGTGTCCTCATGGGCTCCGATGTCAGCCGATCCGGACCGGGGCATCGTCTATATCCCAACCAATCCGCCGACAATCGACTTTTACGGTGGATTTCGCCCAGGAGACAATCTGTTTGGCACAAGCCTTCTCGCCCTAGACGTTAGAACGGGCCATCGGGTCTGGCACTATCAATTAGTTCACCATGACATCTGGAACTTCGATAATCCTACAGCCCCAGTACTCTTGAACGTCACCGTCGATGGACAGTCAAAACCCATCGTTGTGCAGACTACGAAACAGGGTTGGGCTTACACTTTTGACCGAGAGACCGGAGAACCGATTTGGCCAATCGAGGAACGAGAAGTGCCCAGATCAGAAGTGCCAGGCGAACAGCTCTCCCCCACTCAACCCTTTCCAACCTGGCCATTGGCCTATGACATGCAAGGCCTAACTGAATCCGACCTCATCGACTTCACTCCCGAACTTCGCCAAGAAGCACTAGAGATCATTAAGAACTATCGGATTGGACCAATCTTTAATCCTCCGATACAAACTGGACACCCATCAGGGCTCCGTTCGTTTGTTAGTTGCCCAAGCGGCGCAACCAACATCTTCGGCCCGACCTCGGCCGACCCTGAGACCGGTATCCTCTACGTTGGCTCATTGACTGGATGTCGGTCTGAAAATATTGTCCCAGGGCATGAGATTGACGAGCCAGACGATCCAAAGACCACGGGCAAGACCATCTCGGATTATGCAGTTATTAACAGGGGAAACTTTCGTGGCCCACAAGGACTACCAATCTTTAAGCCTCCGTATAGTCGAATCACGGCCATTGACATGAACACGGGTGAACATTTGTGGTGGATTCCTAATGGAGATACACCTGATCGAATCACGAATCACCCCGCCCTCAAAGACGTTCCGCTACCAAATACCGGTGTAACATCGCATCCGGTGACGATGGTTACGGCAAGTCTATTAATTCATGCTGAAGGCACTGCTGGCCAGCCCTTACTCCGAGCAATCGATAAGTCAACCGGTGCACGACTTGGCGCAGTCGAATTGCCAGCTTCTGGCCAGTACGGAATGATGACCTACATGCATAATGAGCGACAACACATTGTCGTACAGATTGCAGGACGAAACCAGCCAGGGTCGCTCGTAGCCCTTCGCCTTCCTTGA